TCGCTACCATTTAGCTTCTTGATGAGAACCACCGGGCTGGCATACTCTGACGTTGACAACGTGATTATATCCTGCTTTAGCAGCTCGTCGACCATTCTGCTAACAATTTCCTTCTTTGGCTCGGAAACTCGGTATGGGGCTTGTGCTACTACCTGACTGCTTTCAACTATGCCTTCAAATCCTGTCGAGAAAACATCGGCGAACTTCTCCAGTAAGCCGCGCATTTGCTCAATTTCCTTATCGTTCTGAAAATTGCTTGAAGTTGCTGGCTTTCGCTGAATATTCTTTCTTACTCCTACTCGATCGTCctctgttaaaaaaataagactCGGCTGCATCATGAAGTTGCTTCATTGTTGAGAAATGAATTACTGCAATACTGTTTTGCAAATCTCGATGCTGTAGACCTGAGCGAACATATCTAATAATCGCTAACTCGCTGAGCTTGTACCGCACCCCAAGGGCTGACATCCTGAAACAGTACTTCTTTACCGTCTCCTTTGATCTCCTAGTTGCTTTGGCCATGTTGAAATGCACTTCTGCTTCGTCTGGATTTGCGTCGAACTCGTCCTGAATAGCATCGGCGAAATGCTTTCACGTAGTGTGTGGGGTGATGAATCTAGCCACATCTTGGCTGGACCTTTTAGCTTGGTATAAATGGCGTGTAACAGGAACTTCTTGTCCCACTGGTAGGCATCAACAACTTTGTTGACAGGATCGATGAACTGGTTGACTGAAATAGCGTTGTTATCGCTGGGATCATACTCTGGCAATGTGTTGGCAATTTCCTCACTAAAGCTTGCCTCACGTTATTGGTAGCGTGTACAGGAATGCTCCTCTCGTTGATCTCGTTGATATCCAAATATATTATTGGCTGTTGAGGCTGCTGATGATTTCCTGCCTGTGCAGGTGCTGCGTTTCCCATTTGAATGCAATTGAGAAATTGCCGCTGACTGTGCTGACATCGCTTCTTCTTGCTGCATGGGGACCCCCACTGACGCTGGCAGCACGACGTCCTCCGATTGTTCAAACTCTATGAGTCTCTGAAAGAAACTGACACGTTTCTCGATTTTAGCAGAAATGTTAATTTGTCGCTCTTAAGATCTGCTATCTTTGGCATTTTGGCAATCCCTgggatttttttttgacaCTAGGTTGGCAGTCCTCTTTGCGAGCGAGACAACTATACGTACCTCACAAAGTTTTGCATCTGCTTGTTCACTCTACGAATACATACAAATTCCTTGTATTTATGTATGTTCTCCGGCTTCTAGAGAATTCTTATTTGCATCGACTTGTCAAATTCACCAATCCTCACAACTGCTTTGTGTGTATGTGCTTTGGCTTCTCTTGAGACTTCTGCTGCCACAGGCTCACTAAGAATATTGATCTTACTCCTTTGCTTACTTACTCCTTAAGATTCCTAATCTGTTTTGCTTAAATCCGCCTGCCACGTGGAACTGGAACACATCCGTAAACTGCAATTTCCTTTGTCACATAGACCTTTGGGAACACATCCCATTGCAAACTTTCCACCCCGACACACGCCTTGGCACAACTCCTCCGCTTCACACATATCCAACCACACTTATTCCACTTCTAAACTGAGAAGGGCTGGCCTTATAAAGTGGTataggttttattaattttattaaggGTAATGAGGttgaatataatattacatttccaATTGTAACTTAAAGCGCTCTGTACACGTTCTGCTCTTGAGTACAATGTCTGGTAACACTACCTAAAGGAACTTATAAACACTATTCTAGGGCAGATGattatattctaaattagGCGCTTTTCACAATTGTGACTGGTGACGAAACgtggtgttttcaatatgatcccgaaacgaaacgTCAGAGTGCTGCATAGAAGGCGCCGGACGAGCCGATTTTTATGATTCCAAGGGTATTGTCcacaaagaatttgttccacccCACAATCTACTGAAAAAACCACAACACACCACATGCTTGATGGTGCAGGCAATAGGTGAGCCAGtgaagagaaaaaaaatttgctgGCAGCAAACTAACAGGTATCCAATAGTCAATGCCATCGACTAAAGCATAGTCAATCCTCCGATTATGAAATAGAGCTGTTAGCAAgaattttatgcaaataagCCAAAAACTACACCACCTTGCTGGATATGGGTCAATGATACATTAAGTGATTGCTAATTCAGTTAAGTATCCATTATCTCTGCAGTTGCTTCCACATTGCCACATGGATGTTGTGTTACTACAGCATTCCTTTGAAACAGTGCGGCGGCAGGATTTGAGAAGTGCTAACGATTTAActataagaaaaattgtatttattcaaCAAATTAAAGAATGACATTCGCAGAATGtcttatacaatttttacaaagaaatggCAATGGTAGCAGTTGTCCAACTTGTCTCGAAGAAAAGTTGAATATCGGTGCCCCTCATAGCTTGGTGCTGTATCACCAGAAATCCAAAATCCGTGTTCATTCGTTGTATAACAGTTAGCCCCAGGTAACGctgtcaattttttttattataaatttcatttttttaattttttttgaagactttgaagaaaaaaacccatgttaaaaaaaatgtctaatTTGTCAGAAATATGTACAGAAATAGTGTTAAAAATTGCAAAAGGATCGGTGCAGTAGTTTTGAAGCCATAATGGACACCGACTTTAAAACGTAAGTTGTGGGTCacgtcagtcgataggtatttgTGAGACAAATATACCTCAGTAAAAACCGTAGGCGCCACAGATTTTCACAAATTGTGGGCGTTATAGTGGGCGTGGAGCCCCGCTGAAATAGGAAGCccagaaatctgcatgccaagtatgactcttctagcttttatagtttccgatatcttagcgttcatacgggcacatggacatggctagatcgagtCTGCTAGTAatcctgatcaaaaatatatatactttatggggttggaaaagctttcttctacctgttacatactttccgacgaatctagtatatctatgatttcagtcagaatgCAGTCACGTTTCCGACCccgatatactcgtatattctTGAGGACCAGCACTAGAAGTGTTGATTTAGCCATACCCAtctatccgtccgtttctatgcaaactagtctttcagttttaaagctatcggtttcgctattaaaactatttttttgacatattatcttatccTATCaggaattatatttttgtatttttaagaattacgaattaaattgaataaaaatctgATGTCTCCAACATATAGCTATCAAAGAAACAGAGATATAataatagaatttttttttaatgttgctttgttgtttcaatattattaaagcAAGCAACAATCATTAAAactttaacatggtgttactaaaatgtattatttctAATATACAAATCACttgattataaaaactaaactatTCTTACATTAAAACTTAACTATTGAGTGTCAAAAATAGCTTGATAAGATGCATATTAACCCTATGTATTAAAGTATTAAACTGAAACTTTCGAAGACATTACAGATCGAGTAAgacaaatgtaaataaatatgtatgtatttcaaattcaatattttaaatggtgaaaattggaaaaattcagaatttccGAAGTGTTTTCACTTGGGACCCTTCATTTGTAAGGGATATCACAAGTAAAACTCATtgaagaaattgaaaatttttcaaagtgaTTTCATCTGGTACGTTTTACTTCGAGGTGACAGGCCATATAAAAAATTAGTATAAggaaaaatgaatatatagAATTACGTGTTCTGCCATCCAAAGTGATAATATTGCGCTTTTTAATTTTGGGAGTAATATTTTACTACATCTTGAGTTGGCACGAACATTACAAGAATGCAGTACCAAACTCAGCGATATAAATCATCATAATAATCACTAACACGTAAAAAAATGCCTATTCTGATAGCATTCCGTGTTTGTATACTCGCTATTGTCCTGGATTCACACCATAATATATGTTCAAATAATCGCTTTTGTGCTACTTTCACACCATGAAAGACTATTTCATCTTCAGTATACAATTTATGCTACAGAGGCTCACTGATTTAATAATAAGTTGAATACTATAAAGTGTTAGCATGAAACTATTTTGTATAACTAAAAACTACATTTGCTTGACACTTCAAACAGTTTTTGTTGAAACCACACgtataaataatcattcaaatattcgaaaatgactagtttaaaaataacactacAGGTTTACGACTTGTAATCTTTGGTAGAGCTTTTACACTACAAAGTATACAATTGAAatttaagcttggaaataaaattttttaattagttctgaattttgaactaaattttatcgaaatcggaatactatatcgtatagctttcatagtaacgatcggaaaattggtgggaaaagaatatgaaacaaattatagttttgggtcTTTTTGACATACGAGTATTATCGtataatatgatttttttatgcaatccgctttgtttttgcaatacctttcgattgatttTTCACTCGTAACCATCGGACtattactgtagattttcatttattcgtgcatacatatatagtatTCGCCTTCGCCCACCCttctggtgcgcttcgtcactccgcggactgccgtccacagtgatagTATTCTATGTTGATTTTAATCACTATTTTAacgatatttttaattttgttatggtaattaatatttttacatgtTTTAAATTGAGTGTTTGTCCTCGGCAGTCATGAGACCCAGTGAAGCAGCGGAGCAAGGGGCCGTTCTTATGGGAGGTGGAGAAAGGATATGGAACGGCCGATTGAATAATAAGCTGAATACCGCCACGTCAACAGCTGAAAAgctataggaccgatcgcagGTGTAGAGGCCTCCAAGCCAAGACAATAGCCCAAGTGGTGGAGTTCGTTCTCTCCCCGGTTATAGTTTTTGGTTTGTCGTAGCTCGCAATCTGAATTTTGTTAATAATCAAATAGGTCGTAGTTAGGTCGGAATATGCATTGGTAGGGTCGAGTATTGCGGTCTGTTGCGAATGACATTGCGGCTTACTGGCACATTTCGCAATGACAAATAATCATGCATTAAATCTATATATAACCCGTGCATAGTAGGAAACGCATACTTGAGTCGCGCGAACGCTATAAATCGTTTCCGGGCTGTTCTATGAGAGTATACTATGAATCGGCCAGAAGAATGTTTACGCACTGTATTAGCAATGTCCTTTCGCGCGGTGCCTTAAGAGTGTACAAGCGGGATTTTGTCAGATCTGGTACTTACTCAATTTCAAAAGATCTCTTGTCCATTGCAGGCGTTTTCTTAGGTGTGTTAAAAATGGGCTCTGCGAAGCAAAGTTTTTCGGTAATACGATCAGAGGGGGCTGTGGAAGGCACAGAATTATACGATAAAATACCTTTTACATCAAAAAATTCATCCACAGCCTTAAAGAAATTGCCTTGAgagaaaattgtaaatgtGAGTTGCTAAGTCCTGATAGTTTTACCCGTTTCTCGTAAAGTTAAAGATTCTTCGGAAAATATGTAACCTACAGCGCTTCCAACCCTATAAAGTACGCTTATAAATTCTTAATTAGGATTTTGTTGGTTAGCCCTACGTAACGCTGtcaatttcttttataattccaatttttgaattttttcgaCTTTGAAGTGAAAaactcaattttaaaaaaaaatggctaATTTGTCAttgtataatataattataaacaaaaaaactcGACATCGTTACCTCGTAAAATATGTACAGTTATAGtattaaaatttccaaaaGGATCGGTGCAGTTTTGAAGTTATGATGGGCACCGACTTTAAAACGTAAGTTCTGGTCACGTCAGTCGATGtgagacaaataaatttaattaaaaatgaaggCGCCACAGATTTTCGTAAATTGTGGAAGTTAGAGTGGTATTGTCACACCGCTGAaacaggaagcccaggaatctgcatgccaagtctgactcttctaccttttatagtttccgaaatctcagcgttcatacggacacaTGGACATGGTTTGTCGACTctgctagtgatcctgatcaagaatatatactttatggggtcggaaaagcttccttctacctgttcaATACTTTTCTGGTACATCGATGTTTTGAAACTAAAAGCCTTAAAAACcttttatgatttcagtcagaagtttgcaatgcagACGGGAACGTGTCTGCATTGCatacccataaagtatatatataaccAGATAACCAGTATTAGACGATgtcatgtccatctgtccgtccgtttctacgcaaactagtctacGCAAAAAGTCTCTTCGTATTACAGGTagaatataagtcggaacGAGCCGGATCTGACAAATGTATCTTATAGCTCGCATCGGAATAAccgaataaaatttaaaaactttatatctttagtttttctttattatttaaccTCCTTTGCCTTGAAATAtgattatttaattagttctgaattttaaatcgGATTAAATTCCGacgactatatgatatagcgtATATAGGAACGTTCAAAAAATTAGTgggtaaataatataaaacaaattatagtttcggtgatttttgacatattatcttaagctattaggaattttatttttgtattttatgaatttcgaattaaatagaATAAAAATCGGAGGTCTCCAACATATAGCTTTCAAAGAAACggttaaagaaataataatataactttttttaaatattgctttGTTGTATTAATATCACTGCAGCAAGCAACAATCATTAAAACTTTAACATGGTGATCGATTATTTCTAATATACAAGTAACTTGATTATAGAAACTAAACTATTCGTACATTACTATAATTATTGAGTGTCAAAAGTGCGATGGCGCACCATTAACTTACAAAAGATCTGATATCGACTTTTGTTACGAATAATGCTTACtcgactaaataaatacactttctaaaaCGTTCTTATTCTGCCCGCTTCAGCGAAATATTTCAGCTTCTTGCATTTaaggtatattttattatttataattattattaaataattattctGTCCGCTTCAGTCAAATATTTTAGATTATCGcacttaaagaatattttattattattaattattattagttAATTGCAGAATAAGAACAttttagaaagtgtatttatttagtcgaGTAAACAACCATTATTAGTCACAAAAGTCAATATCAGATCTTTTGTACGTTTacgaatattaataaattaataattattagtaataaaatatactaaataatacattttaaataaaatgaagacaaatgtaaataaatatgtacgtatttcaaattcaatattttaaatggtgaAAATTCATTAAAGAAATTCAGAATTTTCGAAGTGATTTCATATTGTACGTTTTACTTCGAGGTGACAGGCCATACAAAAAATTAGTATAAGGAAAAAGTGAATAGATAGAATTACGTGTAATACGTGTACTGACATCCAAAGTGATAACATTGCGCTTTTTAATTTTGGGAGTAATATTTTACTTACATCTTGAGTCGTCACGAACATTACAAAAATGCAAGACCAAACTCTGCGAAATAAATCATTATAATAAtcaataatacaaaaatgacAAATCTGGTAGCATTTTCTGTCTTTGTATACTCGCTATTGTCCTAGACTCACAccataatatatattcaaataatCGCTTTTGTACTACTTTCACACCATGAAAAACTATTTCATCTTCAGTATACAATTTATGCTACATAGCCGCACTGATATAATAAATAGTATAATTTAATACTATAAAATGTTGGAATGCAACTATTTAGTATAACTTGAAACTACATTTTCGTGATACTATATAGAGTTTTTGTTGAAGGCAATgtataaataatcaaataaatattcgaaaatgactagtttaaaaataacacgTTTACGCCTTATAATCTTTGGTAGAGCACTTACACTATAAAGTATACAGTTGAAacttatttgtattaaattattaattaaatttttatactaaCTTCAGTTTGTTTTTATCACAACGCTTATTAAATGTAAgattctgttttgttttttgggtgTATTATATTAAGATGTAGCAGCGTAGTTGGCATATTAAATACGcgttttaaattcaaatcatttttaagaaaatttaacCCTTAAAAACCTATTTTTTCCCCGCCAACTAGTCGCCAAGTCTCTAAAACtactaaatttaattttaagatgtCCCCCAAAATGTTGTTTTGGAATAACATTTGAAaagttttcggtttttttgacctcaacaaaaatttttaaatccattttttaacgataaatcataattttttcatttgtcTCACTACAATAACAAACATGAAAGAAAAATGttgtcgagtgcctcgacaaTCAGATAAacgttactcagctaaagggaGCAAAGGGAGATGGGTATATACAAGCGGCAAAGCGAGTTTCTATAGCGCCGCCTACACGCGATTTCAGTGTACGGCAATGTAGACTGCTGATTATTGACGAGGCAAAAACATTCCagttaaagcattttactTCCAAAACTATAGCATCCAAagatttggaaaatttgagTGCGTTAGAATATGCGTTTCCATATAACGgctatctgatagtcgaggcactcgacaatAGCGTAATTCctggattttaattaaatttgacacccaaatattttttaagctctCAACATCTTTCGTTTTTTCAAATGGCGATAAATGTGTCACCCTATATTCAAAAACAGCTGTCTAAGTAGGAATATCAAAATACATGGCAAAATAATCAACTACAATGCCAATATgctatcaatattttttttcggtAGAACGTTAGAGCAAAACGGTTTTCtataaacaaataagaaaattatttttaagtacaGCAATTTcagtaattgtttttaaattttattaaaatcagaatACTCTATACCAATACCAATACAGAAGGTACTTCTTATATTGCCGGGCAACTACATAAGTACATAGTAAACCATAGCAACCACATTATTGTTTGTATTAAACAATGTTGACGTTCAGAAAATGTTCATATCTCTTCTAACAAACTGGCGTATTCTTAAATgttagatatttaaaaaaaattgttaaaatacaACAATGTCTGAGACTGAAGATATCGATTCGtgtgattttgcaaatattttagaaatgaaTCCTTGCTCAGTCCCTGAACCAGAGCAATTGGCGCTTCTTCCTCCGAATCATCCGCTCCTGCGCAAATTCCAAGACTCTCTAGAGGGTCACTTATTAAGCACCAAGTATGACATAGAAAACGAAATTGCAGAAATCAAATATCAAGTTAAACTAAAAGAACAACGAAGACAAGAGCAGGGGCTAGCTTTATAtgacatgcaattaaaaatgagATTTCAAGAAGAGCAAATTATCGACATTTCTGCTGTAATTGAAAGGCATTTAAAAAATCGCCAAATAGAAGAAATTAGTGtaagaactttaaaaaagGAGTACGAAGAAAAAAGTAAACTAACCAAATCACAAAAAGCTCTTTATCATGATAGAATGGCTGAACTGGAAGATTTGCAAAGTTTAGGTAGTAATATCAAAAAATGGACTCATAATATAGAAGATGAAGTAAAAAATGCTATGCGCATTGTTAGTAGAGACGCACAGCTCCAAAACCAGGTAACTCAACAAAAACTAAAGTCGGATATACTCTTTTATCGGTTGGATATGGAAGTTaaaaagagagagaaagaATTAGATTTAATTTGTAAAGAAGGTGCAGCAATGAAAGAGGTGGTCAATATTCTAAATATGAGCATAGCTAATGCCAATACAGACTTGGAGGTTTTGCA
The sequence above is a segment of the Drosophila biarmipes strain raj3 unplaced genomic scaffold, RU_DBia_V1.1 ptg000008l, whole genome shotgun sequence genome. Coding sequences within it:
- the LOC108021867 gene encoding uncharacterized protein LOC108021867 isoform X1; translated protein: MVVWSCIFVMFVTTQDPPLIVLPKNFASQSPFLTHLRKRLQWTRDLLKLNCELRQTKNYNRGENELHHLGYCLGLEASTPAIGPIAFQLLTWRYSAYYSIGRSISFLHLP
- the LOC108021867 gene encoding uncharacterized protein LOC108021867 isoform X5, with protein sequence MVVWSCIFVMFVTTQDPPLIVLPKNFASQSPFLTHLRKRLQWTRDLLKLRLLEKSETGNDEILFFISLTLATILINLTWCY
- the LOC108021867 gene encoding uncharacterized protein LOC108021867 isoform X8, with product MVRANRKSLVLHFCNVRDDSRSPSDRITEKLCFAEPIFNTPKKTPAMDKRSFEIEEPHRSDHNRS
- the LOC108021867 gene encoding uncharacterized protein LOC108021867 isoform X4 — encoded protein: MVRANRKPPLIVLPKNFASQSPFLTHLRKRLQWTRDLLKLNCELRQTKNYNRGENELHHLGYCLGLEASTPAIGPIAFQLLTWRYSAYYSIGRSISFLHLP
- the LOC108021867 gene encoding uncharacterized protein LOC108021867 isoform X6; protein product: MVVWSCIFVMFVTTQDPPLIVLPKNFASQSPFLTHLRKRLQWTRDLLKLRNRTEATTTAPDWTLNGPMDLNGS
- the LOC108021867 gene encoding uncharacterized protein LOC108021867 isoform X9 translates to MVRANRKSLVLHFCNVRDDSRSPSDRITEKLCFAEPIFNTPKKTPAMDKRSFEIELRATTNQKL
- the LOC108021867 gene encoding uncharacterized protein LOC108021867 isoform X2 → MFVTTQDPPLIVLPKNFASQSPFLTHLRKRLQWTRDLLKLNCELRQTKNYNRGENELHHLGYCLGLEASTPAIGPIAFQLLTWRYSAYYSIGRSISFLHLP
- the LOC108021867 gene encoding uncharacterized protein LOC108021867 isoform X10, producing MVRANRKSLVLHFCNVRDDSRSPSDRITEKLCFAEPIFNTPKKTPAMDKRSFEIETFGKIGNRK
- the LOC108026758 gene encoding coiled-coil domain-containing protein 40 isoform X3, producing the protein MSETEDIDSCDFANILEMNPCSVPEPEQLALLPPNHPLLRKFQDSLEGHLLSTKYDIENEIAEIKYQVKLKEQRRQEQGLALYDMQLKMRFQEEQIIDISAVIERHLKNRQIEEISVRTLKKEYEEKSKLTKSQKALYHDRMAELEDLQSLGSNIKKWTHNIEDEVKNAMRIVSRDAQLQNQVTQQKLKSDILFYRLDMEVKKREKELDLICKEGAAMKEVVNILNMSIANANTDLEVLQNEHKRLTQTWSEVIIAIQLRDNILFQAQDTIRKHNESIKLNLAGIEAIKKQIGKEMELNRKLESFKLRLSDDTNILKKDY